In one Streptomyces sp. NBC_01288 genomic region, the following are encoded:
- a CDS encoding YnfA family protein — protein sequence MLVLRSAALFVVAAVFEIGGAWLVWQGVREHRGWLWIGGGVMALGVYGFVATFQPDAHFGRILAAYGGIFVAGSLAWGAVADGYRPDRWDITGALICLAGMAVIMWAPRGN from the coding sequence ATGCTCGTGCTCCGCTCCGCAGCCCTCTTCGTCGTCGCCGCCGTCTTCGAGATCGGCGGCGCCTGGCTGGTCTGGCAGGGGGTGCGCGAACACCGCGGCTGGCTGTGGATCGGCGGCGGGGTCATGGCCCTCGGCGTCTACGGCTTCGTCGCCACCTTCCAGCCCGACGCCCACTTCGGCCGCATCCTCGCGGCGTACGGCGGGATCTTCGTCGCCGGTTCGCTGGCCTGGGGCGCGGTCGCGGACGGCTACCGGCCCGACCGCTGGGACATCACCGGCGCCCTGATCTGCCTGGCCGGGATGGCCGTGATCATGTGGGCGCCCCGGGGGAACTGA
- a CDS encoding SDR family NAD(P)-dependent oxidoreductase has protein sequence MATAAPSAASRIAVVTGASGGIGAATARQLASAGYRVVLTARRKDRIEALAEEINGNGGQATAYALDVTDRDAVDEFATAFKTIGVLINNAGGALGADPVATGDPADWRTMYETNVLGTLNITQALLPALTASGDGTVVVVSSTAGHGTYEGGAGYVAAKHGAHVLAETLRLEIVGTPVRVIEVAPGMVRTDEFALTRFGGDAEKAAKVYAGVAEPLTADDVADTITWAVTRPSHVNIDLLVVRPRAQASNTKVHREL, from the coding sequence ATGGCCACCGCCGCACCTTCCGCCGCCTCCCGCATCGCGGTCGTCACCGGGGCGAGCGGTGGAATCGGCGCCGCCACGGCCCGGCAGCTCGCCTCGGCCGGCTACCGCGTCGTCCTCACCGCCCGCCGCAAGGACCGTATCGAGGCGCTCGCGGAGGAGATCAACGGGAACGGCGGCCAGGCCACGGCGTACGCCCTGGACGTCACCGACCGCGATGCCGTCGACGAGTTCGCGACCGCCTTCAAGACCATCGGCGTGCTGATCAACAACGCGGGCGGCGCGCTCGGCGCCGACCCGGTCGCGACCGGCGACCCCGCGGACTGGCGCACGATGTACGAGACGAACGTCCTCGGCACCCTGAACATCACCCAGGCCCTCCTCCCCGCCCTCACCGCGAGCGGCGACGGCACGGTCGTGGTCGTCTCCTCCACGGCCGGACACGGCACGTACGAGGGCGGCGCGGGCTATGTCGCCGCCAAGCACGGCGCCCACGTCCTCGCCGAGACGCTGCGCCTGGAGATCGTCGGCACCCCGGTGCGGGTCATCGAGGTCGCGCCCGGCATGGTCAGGACGGACGAGTTCGCGCTGACCCGCTTCGGCGGCGACGCGGAGAAGGCGGCGAAGGTCTACGCGGGCGTCGCCGAGCCCCTCACGGCGGACGACGTGGCCGACACGATCACCTGGGCGGTCACCCGCCCCAGCCACGTCAACATCGACCTCCTCGTCGTCCGCCCCCGCGCCCAGGCCTCGAACACCAAGGTCCACCGGGAGCTGTGA
- a CDS encoding alpha/beta hydrolase-fold protein, which yields MKSATAITKVYGDGQKFIAVAVEYDTEIDTSELSASSFEVEGRTVTKVYANTRAATADQGTDGTYVIVELSPDDESALLWGGVGSGEGAPGTAQPSAATSASPSSSPYVIPGPQVGSTGGPATVKAAKGTVTQAGTVTTTGGTGYAAGDTQVSTSRTVNLIVDDFEQFTYKDSKTGRSLPYNLYIPKDYDPGTSYPLVLFMHDASLITTTVRATLVQGLGAVCWASPEDQAERPAFVLAPQYPEVVVGDDYKPTALFDTTADLVKALTAKYSIDTDRLYATGQSMGAMMTLGLNIKYPDLFAASWVVAGQWPSAQAATLAKKNLWVTVSQGDTKAYPGENAIMAVVGKAGTKVSRAVWDGQSSAAEFAADVKAMAAKGTTVNYATFKKGSTLAGGSANAHGVEHNSTWPIAYTIEDIRAWIFKQRKTN from the coding sequence ATGAAAAGCGCCACCGCGATCACCAAGGTCTACGGCGACGGCCAGAAATTCATCGCGGTCGCCGTCGAGTACGACACCGAGATCGACACGTCCGAACTCTCGGCGTCGTCCTTCGAGGTCGAGGGCCGTACGGTCACGAAGGTCTACGCCAACACCCGCGCGGCGACGGCCGATCAGGGCACCGACGGCACGTACGTCATCGTCGAACTGTCCCCGGACGACGAGAGCGCCCTGTTGTGGGGAGGCGTGGGGTCGGGCGAGGGCGCGCCGGGGACTGCCCAGCCGTCGGCCGCGACCTCGGCGTCCCCCTCAAGCAGCCCCTACGTCATCCCCGGTCCCCAGGTGGGCTCGACGGGCGGACCGGCCACCGTCAAGGCGGCGAAGGGCACCGTCACCCAGGCCGGCACCGTCACGACCACCGGCGGCACCGGCTACGCCGCCGGCGACACCCAGGTCAGCACCAGCAGGACGGTGAACCTGATCGTCGACGACTTCGAGCAGTTCACGTACAAGGACTCGAAGACCGGCAGGTCGCTGCCCTACAACCTCTACATCCCCAAGGACTACGACCCGGGCACGTCCTATCCGCTGGTCCTCTTCATGCACGACGCGAGCCTGATCACCACCACGGTGCGGGCGACGCTGGTGCAGGGCCTGGGCGCGGTGTGCTGGGCATCCCCCGAGGACCAGGCCGAGCGCCCGGCATTCGTGCTGGCGCCCCAGTACCCGGAGGTGGTCGTCGGCGACGACTACAAGCCGACGGCGCTCTTCGACACCACCGCCGACCTGGTGAAAGCGCTGACGGCCAAGTACAGCATCGACACCGATCGCCTGTACGCCACCGGTCAGTCCATGGGCGCGATGATGACCCTCGGCCTGAACATCAAGTACCCCGACCTCTTCGCGGCCTCATGGGTCGTCGCCGGCCAGTGGCCCTCCGCGCAGGCCGCGACGCTGGCGAAGAAGAACCTCTGGGTCACCGTCTCGCAGGGCGACACCAAGGCCTATCCCGGAGAGAACGCCATCATGGCCGTCGTCGGGAAGGCCGGGACGAAGGTCAGCCGCGCGGTCTGGGACGGCCAGTCCAGCGCGGCGGAGTTCGCCGCGGACGTCAAGGCCATGGCGGCCAAGGGCACGACGGTCAACTACGCCACGTTCAAGAAGGGTTCGACCCTGGCCGGAGGATCGGCGAACGCGCACGGCGTCGAGCACAACTCGACGTGGCCGATCGCCTACACCATCGAGGACATCCGGGCGTGGATCTTCAAGCAGCGGAAGACCAACTAG